The following are from one region of the Hyla sarda isolate aHylSar1 chromosome 6, aHylSar1.hap1, whole genome shotgun sequence genome:
- the LOC130276200 gene encoding inositol hexakisphosphate kinase 1-like, with the protein MCVCQTMEVGKYVQSAVCDRGRGVLLEPFIHQVGGHSSMMRYDDHTVCKPLITREQRFYESLPPEMKEFTPEYKGVVSVCFEGDSDGYINLVAYPYVENESADHEEFPERDHPRRKHSRRSLHRTSSTDHKEERPAQTGENSESIPEMKSPRLELLMQSDVPFQMLDGNSEMTSERISYNPWSLRCHKQQLNRMRSESKERKMYKFLLLENVVHHFKFPCVLDLKMGTRQHGDDASEEKAARQMKKCEQSTSASLGVRVCGMQVFQMNTGHYLCLNKYYGRGLSTEGFRQALYQYLHNGVNLRTDLFEPILSKLKRLISVLDGQASYRFYSSSLLIIYDGIDRPRMADHVAQETPPKVDVRMIDFAHSTYKGFRDDPTVHDGPDKGYVLGLHNLISILELIRDENQ; encoded by the exons ATGTGTGTTTGTCAAACCATGGAAGTGGGGAAGTACGTCCAGAGCGCAGTGTGCGACAGGGGCCGGGGGGTCCTACTGGAGCCATTCATCCATCAGGTGGGAGGACACAGCAGTATGATGCGATATGATGACCACACCGTATGCAAACCCCTTATCACTCGGGAACAGCGTTTCTATGAGTCTCTTCCCCCGGAGATGAAGGAATTTACCCCAGAATATAAAG GTGTTGTGTCTGTCTGCTTTGAAGGTGACAGTGATGGTTACATCAATCTTGTCGCTTACCCCTATGTGGAAAATGAGTCAGCTGATCATGAAGAATTTCCGGAGAGGGACCATCCAAGACGCAAGCACTCTCGTCGTAGCCTGCACCGCACCAGCAGCACTGACCATAAGGAAGAACGGCCGGCTCAAACAGGGGAGAACTCGGAGAG CATCCCAGAAATGAAGAGTCCCAGACTGGAGCTTCTGATGCAGTCAGATGTCCCCTTCCAGATGCTGGATGGTAACAGTGAAATGACCTCAGAGCGGATTAGCTACAACCCCTGGAGCCTGAGATGTCACAAGCAGCAGCTGAACCGCATGCGCTCTGAGTCCAAGGAGCGCAAGATGTACA AATTCCTCCTGCTTGAGAATGTTGTCCATCATTTTAAGTTCCCATGTGTCTTGGATCTGAAGATGGGAACACGGCAGCATGGTGACGACGCATCTGAGGAGAAAGCGGCCCGACAGATGAAGAAGTGTGAGCAGAGCACATCGGCCTCTCTGGGAGTGAGGGTGTGCGGCATGCAG GTCTTCCAGATGAACACAGGACATTACCTGTGCCTGAATAAATATTACGGACGAGGCTTAAGCACTGAGGGTTTCCGACAAGCTTTGTACCAGTATCTCCACAATGGTGTCAATCTCCGCACTGACCTGTTTGAGCCGATCCTGAGCAAACTTAAACGCCTGATCTCTGTGCTGGATGGCCAGGCTTCATATCGCTTCTACTCCAGCTCTCTACTTATTATCTATGATGGAATAGACCGTCCAAGGATGGCAGACCATGTGGCCCAGGAAACACCTCCCAAGGTGGATGTCCGCATGATTGACTTTGCCCACAGCACATACAAAGGCTTCCGGGATGATCCCACAGTGCACGATGGGCCAGATAAGGGATACGTGCTGGGCTTGCACAATCTGATCAGTATCCTGGAGCTTATTAGAGACGAAAACCAGTAG